A window of Microthrixaceae bacterium contains these coding sequences:
- a CDS encoding DUF4143 domain-containing protein, whose product MSGPRPRLFHLRDKNGRREIDLLVELSGDRVIAIEVKASSAPSRADGAHIEWLRDTLGERFVAGVVLHTGPSLFALSDRIAAAPIASLWTEPA is encoded by the coding sequence GTGAGCGGACCTCGACCACGGCTCTTCCATCTCCGCGACAAGAACGGCCGCCGCGAAATCGACCTCCTCGTCGAACTCAGCGGAGATCGAGTCATCGCGATCGAAGTGAAAGCATCCTCTGCGCCGAGCCGTGCCGACGGCGCCCACATCGAATGGTTGCGCGACACGCTCGGCGAACGATTCGTCGCTGGCGTCGTCCTCCACACCGGTCCGTCTCTCTTCGCACTCTCCGACCGGATCGCCGCCGCGCCGATCGCATCGCTCTGGACCGAACCCGCGTAG
- a CDS encoding DUF1648 domain-containing protein — MTVTTPPGTSGPDTPGPDASTVVSRFSLAAIALPSIVTTVALVVQIAILGDLPDQIAIHWGTNGRPNSFASPWWNLALTFVLGYGLPLLLGVTTLPGIRRGGRGPTYRMMGAVSAGITTFVTVLSTWLTLAQRGLTDTNDVRLGLAIPVYSLAIGFAVGALGWFIQPAQESPGTRVSATPIPAADSSHGGAGAGGSWHGVARFATKPLIALSVAAAGLFLVGLGRWLFGNNLVSAAPLTFVGILLAVLIASTSVFNVEIDRTGLAVRSILGLPRFRVPIEDIESVELIDIDPMGEFGGFGVRSRRGRRAVVLRRGDALEVTRRSGKRFAVSVEHPQDAVAALRAILDQR; from the coding sequence ATGACCGTGACCACGCCGCCCGGCACCTCGGGGCCCGACACCCCGGGGCCCGACGCCTCCACGGTCGTCAGTCGCTTCAGCCTCGCTGCCATCGCGTTGCCGTCGATCGTCACCACCGTCGCACTCGTTGTTCAGATCGCCATCCTCGGCGACCTGCCCGACCAGATCGCCATCCACTGGGGCACCAACGGACGCCCCAACTCCTTCGCCTCGCCGTGGTGGAACCTCGCCCTCACATTCGTGTTGGGATACGGGCTCCCCCTGCTGCTCGGAGTGACCACCCTTCCGGGAATCCGCCGAGGCGGCCGAGGGCCGACCTATCGGATGATGGGGGCGGTGTCGGCCGGCATCACCACCTTCGTCACCGTGTTGTCGACGTGGCTCACGCTCGCCCAACGAGGCCTCACCGACACCAACGACGTGCGCCTCGGCCTCGCCATCCCCGTCTACTCGCTGGCGATCGGATTCGCCGTCGGTGCGCTGGGGTGGTTCATCCAACCCGCCCAGGAATCGCCCGGCACCCGGGTTTCGGCGACCCCTATCCCCGCGGCCGACTCATCTCATGGCGGCGCTGGGGCTGGCGGCTCGTGGCACGGGGTCGCACGTTTCGCCACCAAACCGCTTATCGCGTTGAGCGTGGCCGCCGCCGGGTTGTTCCTGGTGGGGCTCGGCCGGTGGCTGTTCGGCAACAACCTGGTCAGCGCCGCACCGCTCACGTTCGTCGGAATCCTCCTCGCGGTACTCATCGCGTCGACCAGCGTGTTCAACGTCGAGATCGACCGAACCGGGCTCGCCGTGCGCTCGATCCTCGGACTTCCGAGATTCCGCGTGCCGATCGAGGACATCGAATCGGTCGAACTCATCGACATCGACCCGATGGGCGAATTCGGCGGCTTCGGCGTGCGGTCACGACGCGGCCGGCGAGCCGTGGTGTTGCGCCGCGGCGACGCACTCGAGGTCACCCGACGGTCGGGCAAGCGCTTCGCCGTCAGCGTCGAACACCCCCAGGACGCCGTCGCCGCGTTGCGTGCCATCCTCGACCAGCGCTGA
- a CDS encoding HAD family phosphatase: MTQPTSTDTRLSTGLDARLSSGVDAVVFDFGNVVVQWSMRALFSEFFHTDAAVDEFLSTVLTPAENLRCDLGTPLADVVGELVDQHPHHEEPLLAWRDRWIETIPGMVDGTEALIDDLLAAGHRVLGLSNFSTETFALTLERYPVFHKFDDYVLSGAVGMAKPDPRIYELLLERHDLEAHRCVFLDDSLANVEAATALGIRSHHFTTAATARRWLIDDIGVVGLGGLGGLGGLGGLGGAA; encoded by the coding sequence ATGACTCAGCCGACCTCGACCGACACTCGCCTCAGCACGGGCCTCGATGCCCGCCTCAGCTCGGGTGTCGACGCGGTCGTTTTCGATTTCGGCAACGTCGTCGTCCAGTGGTCGATGCGAGCGCTGTTCAGCGAGTTCTTCCACACCGACGCCGCGGTAGACGAGTTTCTCTCCACCGTGCTCACCCCGGCCGAGAACCTGCGCTGCGACCTCGGCACCCCGCTCGCCGACGTCGTCGGCGAACTCGTCGACCAACACCCCCACCACGAAGAGCCGCTGCTCGCTTGGCGAGACCGCTGGATCGAAACGATCCCCGGCATGGTCGACGGCACCGAGGCGCTCATCGACGACCTGTTGGCCGCCGGGCACCGGGTGCTCGGACTGTCGAACTTCAGCACCGAGACCTTCGCCCTCACCCTCGAGCGCTACCCCGTGTTTCACAAGTTCGACGACTACGTGTTGTCCGGCGCTGTGGGCATGGCGAAACCCGACCCCCGCATCTACGAACTGCTGCTCGAACGGCACGATCTCGAAGCGCACCGCTGTGTGTTCCTCGACGACTCGCTCGCCAACGTCGAGGCCGCAACCGCACTCGGCATCCGCTCGCACCACTTCACGACGGCGGCAACGGCTCGTCGGTGGCTGATCGACGACATCGGGGTGGTTGGGCTTGGCGGGCTCGGCGGGCTTGGCGGGCTCGGTGGGCTCGGTGGGGCGGCATGA
- a CDS encoding GspE/PulE family protein, producing MLKRSKSAPKAGEFQSKGATGMMPGASGSGRLESELESWLGAERPMFGELALGMGAIDAERLTNALALQREQGGKIGEVLGLEEQTITAILSTQFAIQVADLRNEEPQKEALDRVGEELARHYHVLPLRIDEENRTWIVTNDPRDDEAIRTLTVRCGRIGLLLGNRSDIEKLLHSAYSVLKDAQVFVQAHQLTETKSPQQLADEPTARVDENAPVVQVVNRIVTQAVRQRASDVHIEAQTSGIRVRYRVDGVLNEVLNLPSSMGAAISSRIKVMAELNIVEKRRPQDGQFGFEVDGRPIDVRTSVVATVHGEKIVLRILDKQRSLIGLRDLGMPEQFIADYSKIVKAPLGMLLVTGPTGSGKTTTLYATLAEMNDPTKNVVTVEDPVEYQFDGINQMQISESAGISFADGLRGILRQDPDTILVGEIRDIETARIAMQAALTGHFVLSSLHAVDAIAAVHRFTDMGIEPFLVASAVSGVVGQRLLRRNCPSCSVPEKPSSDRVRLVAAQLGTAKANFRRGEGCASCGFTGYRGRVGVYELLTMSDRLRHMVVDRATHSEMRKVAVNEGMVTMQTQAFQMVANGQTTIEEVLRAVYAPGVELGGDAFGELMPGKGQIEATSGADSTAQPVLSVGAGQQRQAFIADGEGYIDSADAAPNAGAAEPEPSPVAAATFDGGLG from the coding sequence GTGCTGAAGCGATCGAAGAGCGCGCCGAAGGCCGGTGAATTCCAGTCGAAGGGCGCTACGGGCATGATGCCCGGAGCGTCGGGTTCGGGCCGGTTGGAAAGCGAGCTTGAGAGCTGGTTGGGCGCCGAGCGCCCGATGTTTGGCGAGCTGGCGTTGGGCATGGGCGCCATCGATGCCGAGCGGTTGACCAATGCGCTGGCGCTTCAACGCGAACAGGGCGGCAAGATCGGCGAGGTGTTGGGGCTCGAGGAGCAGACCATCACAGCGATCCTGAGCACGCAGTTTGCGATCCAGGTCGCTGATTTGCGTAATGAGGAGCCACAAAAGGAGGCCCTCGACCGGGTGGGCGAGGAGTTGGCTCGCCACTATCACGTGTTGCCCCTTCGAATCGACGAGGAGAACCGAACCTGGATCGTCACCAACGACCCCCGCGACGACGAGGCGATTCGTACGTTGACGGTGCGTTGCGGTCGCATCGGCTTGTTGTTGGGCAACCGCTCCGATATCGAAAAGCTGCTGCACAGCGCGTATTCGGTGTTGAAGGACGCCCAGGTTTTCGTTCAGGCTCACCAGCTCACCGAGACGAAGTCGCCGCAGCAGCTCGCTGACGAGCCGACCGCGAGGGTGGACGAGAACGCCCCCGTGGTGCAGGTGGTGAACCGCATCGTCACCCAGGCGGTGCGCCAGCGGGCATCGGATGTGCATATCGAGGCGCAGACAAGCGGCATCCGCGTGCGCTACCGCGTCGATGGCGTTCTGAACGAGGTGCTGAACCTGCCGTCGTCGATGGGGGCCGCGATTTCGAGTCGCATCAAGGTGATGGCCGAGTTGAACATCGTCGAGAAGCGCCGTCCCCAGGACGGTCAGTTCGGCTTTGAGGTCGACGGTCGTCCGATCGATGTGCGCACCTCGGTGGTGGCGACGGTACACGGCGAAAAGATCGTGCTTCGTATTCTCGACAAGCAGCGTTCGCTCATCGGCTTGCGCGACCTGGGCATGCCCGAGCAGTTCATCGCCGACTACTCCAAGATCGTCAAAGCGCCGCTCGGCATGTTGTTGGTGACCGGGCCGACGGGTTCGGGTAAGACTACGACGTTGTACGCGACGCTCGCCGAGATGAACGATCCCACCAAGAACGTGGTGACGGTTGAGGATCCGGTCGAGTACCAGTTCGACGGCATCAACCAGATGCAGATCTCCGAGTCGGCCGGCATCAGTTTCGCGGATGGACTGCGCGGCATTCTGCGCCAGGACCCCGACACGATCCTGGTGGGCGAGATCCGCGACATCGAAACCGCGCGTATCGCCATGCAGGCGGCCTTGACGGGTCACTTCGTGTTGAGTTCGCTCCACGCGGTGGATGCCATTGCGGCGGTACACCGCTTCACCGACATGGGCATCGAGCCGTTCCTGGTCGCCTCGGCGGTGTCGGGCGTGGTGGGTCAGCGGCTGTTGCGCCGCAACTGCCCGTCGTGTTCGGTGCCCGAGAAGCCGTCGTCGGATCGGGTGCGCCTGGTGGCAGCCCAACTGGGCACGGCGAAGGCGAATTTCCGCCGCGGCGAGGGGTGTGCGAGCTGTGGGTTCACGGGCTATCGCGGCCGTGTGGGTGTGTATGAGTTGTTGACGATGAGCGACCGTTTGCGCCACATGGTCGTCGACCGGGCCACTCACTCGGAGATGCGCAAGGTTGCGGTGAACGAGGGCATGGTGACGATGCAGACCCAGGCCTTCCAGATGGTGGCGAACGGCCAGACCACGATTGAGGAAGTGTTGCGAGCCGTGTACGCGCCGGGTGTGGAACTCGGCGGTGACGCGTTTGGTGAACTCATGCCGGGCAAGGGGCAGATTGAGGCCACGTCTGGCGCCGACTCGACCGCACAGCCTGTTCTCTCGGTGGGTGCCGGACAGCAACGCCAAGCGTTCATTGCTGATGGCGAAGGCTACATCGATTCCGCTGACGCAGCACCGAATGCAGGAGCGGCCGAGCCGGAGCCTTCACCGGTCGCCGCAGCGACCTTTGATGGAGGTTTGGGATGA
- a CDS encoding type II secretion system F family protein: MTDSAIDVRFRYEAVNLDGENVKGIIEAPSALIARNRLAVQGVRVTKISEKKGLQMELTKEKVPLVEIMHFSRQMATFIRSGIPLLEALETLGRDVKNKRFQQVLGEVAEKVGNDGVTLGDAMGMYAEVFPSYFMAMLRSAELTGKMDEAFEQLYKYIRRDVQLQKQVRKALIYPVILLVVAFGVVAIIVIFVIPKFAEFFESFDAELPLPTRMLMAVADFVSSTAGAVTGVVLVVAIIGGMLYLRTKGGQRNLHAFLLKVPVLSTVVVYGATERFTRVLSVLLEAGVPLADAMPSAIDCTTNVIFRERLAVASKSVMMGAGFAEPIAQTELFQPTTISMIRVGERTGELSEQLNNAASFYEEEMDYAVDKLTAWFEPLVLLIIGVVVGFVALAMVSAMYGIYGQVDVNDM; this comes from the coding sequence ATGACCGATTCGGCGATTGATGTCAGATTCCGCTACGAGGCGGTCAACCTCGACGGCGAGAACGTCAAGGGCATCATCGAGGCTCCGAGCGCGTTGATCGCTCGTAACCGGCTTGCGGTGCAAGGGGTTCGGGTCACCAAGATCTCCGAGAAAAAGGGGCTCCAGATGGAGCTCACCAAGGAGAAGGTGCCGCTCGTTGAGATCATGCATTTCTCGCGGCAGATGGCGACCTTCATCCGCTCGGGTATCCCGCTGCTCGAGGCTCTGGAGACCCTTGGCCGCGACGTCAAGAACAAGCGGTTTCAGCAGGTGCTCGGCGAGGTTGCCGAGAAGGTGGGTAACGATGGTGTGACGCTGGGCGACGCGATGGGCATGTACGCAGAGGTGTTCCCCAGCTACTTCATGGCCATGCTGCGTTCGGCCGAACTCACCGGCAAGATGGACGAGGCCTTCGAGCAGCTCTACAAGTACATCCGTCGTGACGTGCAGTTGCAGAAGCAGGTCCGCAAGGCGCTCATTTACCCGGTGATTCTGTTGGTGGTGGCCTTTGGTGTGGTGGCGATCATCGTGATCTTCGTGATTCCGAAGTTCGCGGAGTTCTTCGAGAGCTTCGATGCCGAGCTGCCCTTGCCGACCCGGATGTTGATGGCGGTAGCAGACTTCGTGTCATCAACCGCTGGCGCTGTCACCGGCGTGGTGCTGGTTGTCGCCATCATCGGCGGGATGCTCTATCTGCGCACGAAGGGCGGTCAGCGGAACCTGCACGCGTTTCTGCTCAAGGTTCCGGTGCTCAGCACCGTTGTCGTCTATGGCGCAACCGAGCGTTTCACCCGTGTGTTGTCGGTGCTCCTCGAGGCCGGTGTGCCGCTGGCCGACGCCATGCCCTCGGCGATCGACTGCACGACCAACGTGATCTTTCGCGAACGCCTGGCGGTCGCGTCGAAGAGCGTCATGATGGGCGCGGGCTTCGCAGAGCCGATCGCTCAGACCGAGTTGTTTCAGCCGACGACCATCTCGATGATCCGTGTCGGCGAACGTACGGGCGAACTCTCCGAACAGCTCAACAACGCCGCCAGCTTCTATGAGGAAGAAATGGATTACGCGGTCGACAAATTGACTGCGTGGTTCGAGCCGCTGGTGCTGTTGATCATCGGCGTCGTGGTCGGCTTCGTTGCGTTGGCGATGGTGAGTGCGATGTACGGCATCTACGGCCAGGTCGATGTGAACGACATGTAA
- a CDS encoding type II secretion system GspH family protein — MNKLQQRVQQRGQGGFTLIELLVVIAILAILAGVVVFAVGNSTKNASITACQTEGASLVTAASAAKTANLVNTTPEDIHQYLDKASVAALNSSLKYFSVASDLATATPTTGAVFTRTNTGKVSTTDCPAPGAVLP; from the coding sequence ATGAACAAGCTTCAACAGCGCGTTCAGCAGCGTGGTCAGGGTGGCTTCACCCTCATCGAACTGCTGGTCGTCATCGCCATCCTTGCCATCCTTGCTGGCGTCGTCGTGTTTGCGGTCGGCAACTCGACCAAGAATGCGTCGATCACGGCATGTCAGACCGAAGGTGCATCACTCGTCACCGCAGCGTCTGCCGCGAAGACGGCCAACCTTGTCAACACCACGCCTGAGGACATCCACCAATACCTCGATAAGGCTAGCGTGGCGGCTTTGAACTCCTCGCTCAAATACTTCTCGGTGGCTAGCGACCTGGCCACTGCGACCCCAACAACTGGTGCCGTGTTCACCCGCACGAACACTGGCAAGGTGTCGACGACGGATTGTCCCGCCCCGGGTGCCGTGTTGCCGTAG
- a CDS encoding type IV pilus twitching motility protein PilT, protein MSNTELLEPLLGYLWQVGATDLHISAGDTPRIRVDGKLRAIPEAPAVGAEFVDQAIQGLLSDLDYQSFRNQRQHDFAFSWGTTARFRANAFYQLDQPALALRLIPHQIPTADQLGLPAITRELIHRPHGLVLVTGPTGSGKSTSLAAMIGEINATKPVHILTIEDPVEYIHPSRMALVNQREVGADTVSFADALRAALREDPDVILVGEMRDPETIGLTLTLAETGHLVFATLHTNDASQTVDRVIDVFPAEQQDQIRTQFSMSLAAVISQRLVPRATGGRVAAYEILLGTSAVANLIRENKVRQLRNIIATGQREGMMVLEQSLAQLVNQQIITYEAALEASVHPEDITAHATGGAGGQARYL, encoded by the coding sequence ATGTCGAACACCGAACTGCTCGAACCGCTGCTTGGATACCTGTGGCAGGTGGGCGCGACCGACCTGCACATCTCCGCGGGTGACACCCCGCGGATTCGTGTCGATGGTAAGCTTCGGGCGATTCCCGAGGCCCCGGCGGTCGGTGCCGAGTTCGTCGACCAGGCGATTCAAGGGTTGCTGAGCGACCTCGACTACCAGTCGTTTCGCAACCAGCGCCAACACGACTTCGCGTTCAGTTGGGGCACCACGGCACGCTTTCGTGCCAACGCCTTCTACCAGCTCGACCAGCCGGCGTTGGCGTTGCGCCTGATTCCTCATCAGATCCCCACGGCCGACCAGCTCGGCCTGCCCGCAATCACCAGGGAGCTGATCCACCGTCCGCACGGCCTGGTGCTGGTCACCGGCCCCACCGGTTCGGGTAAGTCGACGAGCCTTGCGGCGATGATTGGCGAGATCAACGCCACCAAGCCGGTGCATATCCTGACCATCGAAGATCCGGTGGAATACATCCACCCCTCCAGAATGGCGCTGGTCAACCAACGCGAGGTGGGCGCCGACACCGTCAGCTTCGCCGACGCACTCCGAGCCGCCCTGCGCGAAGACCCCGACGTCATCCTCGTGGGCGAGATGCGCGACCCAGAAACCATCGGGCTGACCTTGACCCTCGCGGAGACCGGTCACCTCGTGTTCGCGACACTGCACACCAACGACGCCAGCCAGACCGTCGACCGTGTCATCGACGTGTTCCCGGCCGAACAGCAGGACCAGATCCGCACCCAGTTCTCAATGTCGCTCGCGGCGGTCATCTCCCAGCGGCTGGTTCCTCGGGCGACCGGAGGCCGAGTTGCAGCCTATGAGATCCTGCTCGGCACCTCCGCGGTCGCCAACCTCATCCGCGAAAACAAGGTCCGTCAGCTTCGAAACATCATCGCCACCGGTCAGCGTGAGGGGATGATGGTACTCGAACAATCGCTCGCCCAGTTGGTGAACCAGCAGATCATCACGTACGAGGCGGCACTGGAAGCATCGGTGCACCCTGAGGACATCACCGCTCACGCTACAGGTGGGGCTGGCGGCCAGGCCCGTTACCTCTGA
- a CDS encoding prepilin peptidase, which yields MLALTASQAWTLTVFGALLGAAIGSFCCVIIERMPVQLDEPNEWGDAFDTRPWREVVGGESRCSSCGSDIRWIDKIPVLSWFLLRGKCRTCSERIPGFHPVVEFLVPVLAVGLVAVAGWDWRLLPALWLVPVGVVVSAIDLRTYIVPTRIVWPAFFVAIVLSIAACAAGVEWSRLWYAALGVVFIAGPLAVLWFILPNAMGFGDVRLATLLGWVVAFSSTANRIAHLGFLAAIFFVSASVIGITMGIGGLMAQGRKAKVPFGPALFVSAMLLVALSQQILDPFL from the coding sequence ATGCTTGCGCTGACGGCGAGTCAGGCATGGACCCTCACCGTCTTTGGGGCGCTGCTCGGTGCCGCCATCGGTTCGTTCTGCTGCGTGATTATCGAACGGATGCCCGTTCAACTCGATGAACCGAACGAATGGGGCGACGCCTTCGACACCCGGCCATGGCGTGAGGTCGTCGGCGGTGAGAGCCGGTGCTCGTCGTGCGGGTCTGACATCCGGTGGATCGACAAGATCCCCGTGCTGAGTTGGTTCCTCCTGCGGGGCAAGTGCCGAACATGCAGCGAGCGGATCCCCGGCTTTCACCCGGTAGTTGAGTTTCTGGTGCCAGTGTTGGCGGTCGGGCTGGTCGCTGTTGCTGGGTGGGACTGGCGGTTGTTGCCAGCGCTGTGGTTGGTCCCCGTGGGCGTTGTGGTTTCGGCAATCGATTTGCGCACCTACATCGTTCCCACTCGAATCGTCTGGCCAGCGTTCTTTGTCGCCATCGTATTGTCGATTGCTGCATGCGCAGCCGGTGTCGAGTGGAGTCGACTGTGGTATGCGGCCCTCGGGGTGGTGTTTATCGCTGGACCGCTCGCTGTGCTGTGGTTCATCCTCCCGAATGCCATGGGATTCGGAGACGTGCGGCTTGCGACTCTTCTCGGGTGGGTCGTCGCGTTCTCTTCGACAGCCAACCGGATCGCGCATCTCGGGTTCCTGGCCGCCATCTTCTTCGTAAGCGCGTCGGTGATTGGCATCACGATGGGCATTGGCGGACTGATGGCTCAGGGCCGCAAGGCCAAGGTGCCGTTCGGGCCAGCGCTCTTTGTGTCAGCGATGCTGCTTGTGGCGCTCTCCCAACAGATTCTCGACCCGTTCTTGTGA
- a CDS encoding PKD domain-containing protein, with translation MRMIRTPRPRTPHSNTPRPSTSRPRTQRGETITEILVAIVIIGLVVGGLASLLATSSMSTARGNQTSRLSIALTGMGEVVKSLTYVRCADTVEYQDAFDKNENAAKLSSQQIDQGGTALTFTVVDVTGCESGVDQGTQDVTIRVGSGGSSLEATVVKRDPEPLSRDMFVVLVGTPISTAGDVLYGFQLSGEGSFSPRDIVEYRFECAADPPTTSTENPDVDGLTTIVTSDPNDPAARCVYRARSDSFDAVVTLTITDSSGVTVSATERWLVPPASSVPLAPTVTFEWTPKTITQATKTFTSTSPTPVVSPIVRWEWDFGDGSPRVSCTDGSCATTSHTYTSSGTYTAELRLTDSLGLIGVGASDPIVISIVSPTSTTPAPTTTIAPQTIEVTGSVYKTLGCYGGVTDTSDRFLEQLGTDGWWHFYFQGCVGSESVALYDPLPIPFADAFHAPTGKKCQMTLERTNGSIIATTKWYGPNTPTPAPIADIGPVADTGGWVFILGGAFKSWPSTMVWRITCTDVP, from the coding sequence ATGCGCATGATCCGAACCCCACGCCCCCGCACGCCACACTCCAACACCCCACGCCCCAGCACGAGCCGGCCGCGCACCCAACGCGGTGAGACCATCACCGAGATTCTCGTCGCCATCGTGATTATCGGTCTGGTGGTCGGCGGTTTGGCCTCACTGCTGGCGACGAGTTCGATGTCGACGGCTCGTGGCAACCAGACGAGTCGGCTCAGCATCGCGTTGACGGGTATGGGCGAGGTGGTCAAGAGCCTCACCTACGTGCGGTGCGCGGACACGGTCGAATACCAGGACGCGTTCGACAAAAACGAGAACGCGGCGAAACTCAGTTCACAACAGATCGATCAGGGCGGCACTGCGCTGACGTTCACGGTCGTCGATGTCACCGGCTGTGAGTCCGGGGTGGATCAGGGCACCCAGGACGTGACGATTCGCGTCGGTTCCGGCGGCAGTTCGTTGGAAGCGACCGTGGTGAAGCGCGATCCGGAACCGTTGTCCCGCGACATGTTCGTGGTGTTGGTCGGCACTCCGATCAGCACCGCCGGCGATGTGTTGTACGGGTTCCAGTTGTCTGGCGAGGGGTCGTTTTCGCCGCGGGACATCGTCGAGTATCGGTTCGAGTGCGCCGCCGACCCGCCGACCACCTCCACCGAGAACCCCGACGTCGACGGTCTGACCACCATCGTGACCTCCGACCCCAACGACCCCGCCGCACGGTGTGTGTATCGGGCACGTTCGGACTCCTTCGATGCCGTGGTGACGCTGACGATCACCGATTCGTCGGGAGTCACGGTTTCCGCAACCGAGCGGTGGCTGGTGCCTCCGGCGAGTTCGGTGCCGCTCGCTCCGACGGTGACCTTCGAGTGGACGCCCAAGACGATCACCCAAGCCACCAAGACGTTCACGTCGACGAGCCCCACCCCGGTGGTGTCGCCGATCGTGCGGTGGGAGTGGGATTTCGGCGACGGCTCGCCCCGGGTGTCGTGCACCGACGGCAGTTGTGCCACTACCTCACACACCTACACCTCCTCGGGCACCTACACCGCGGAGCTCCGCCTGACCGACAGCCTCGGGCTGATCGGGGTTGGCGCCTCGGATCCGATCGTCATTTCCATCGTTTCCCCGACGAGCACCACTCCGGCGCCCACGACCACGATCGCCCCGCAGACCATCGAGGTCACGGGATCCGTGTACAAGACGCTCGGCTGTTACGGCGGGGTGACCGACACTTCGGACAGGTTCCTGGAGCAACTCGGCACCGATGGCTGGTGGCACTTCTATTTCCAGGGGTGCGTCGGCAGCGAGTCGGTGGCGCTTTATGACCCTCTGCCCATTCCGTTCGCCGACGCGTTCCACGCCCCGACCGGCAAGAAGTGCCAGATGACCCTCGAGCGTACGAACGGCTCGATCATCGCCACGACGAAGTGGTACGGGCCGAACACGCCGACCCCCGCTCCGATTGCCGACATCGGCCCGGTTGCCGACACCGGCGGCTGGGTGTTCATCCTGGGTGGCGCGTTCAAGTCGTGGCCATCGACGATGGTGTGGAGGATCACATGCACCGACGTTCCCTGA